The genomic interval TTGTAGTAGGCATCGAAGATTTTTTGATCGCCGACGCCGCCCATCATAAGATTTTCGACGCCGATGATTGCACAACAGTCAATCAATCCGCGAAGACCTTTGATGCCCGCCTCGAGCGATTCGGCGACCGGAATGTCGCCGCCGTATACCGACGCGACTTTGAGGTTGCGTTTGCGGCATTCGTCGCCAATCGCATGCGCTTCTTCCGGGGTGGTTTTCACAGAGACGACCAGGTGTGTTTCCGACTTGGTCGTCATGAGGCCCACATAACGGTAACCGGCTTCCGCGATGGCGTCGAGCGCCACGCGGTACTCGTACTTGTCCCAAGGCCGCGTGTAACAACCGATCCGCCATTTCGCCGTCTCCTGGGTTTCGTCCGCCCCGGCATCCCGGGCAACGGCCAGTCCGACGCAGCCGGCTACCGATGATTTGAGAAACATGCGACGTTTCATCTTCATGGCGATCAATCTCCTGTTCGCCCCGTGCCGGATTCACCGTCAGATGCGCAAGGGGCGTGCCTGTTTCGTTATCCCTTGTGGATTTTTCGTTTTTCCCGGTCGTACACCTGCCGCTCGCCGGTTTCAAAGGCGCGCGTTGCCATCAGAATCGCGACACCGTGCTGATATCCGGCATCTATCGAGGCGTTCGGCGTTTCGCGGCTGCGCAGGCACTTGAGCCAATTGAGGAAGTGGTCATCCGTGGGCACGTCCTCAATGGGTTTCTTTCCTCGGATGGCGCCCTTGTTCTTGCTGCCGCCTTCCGCGGTGAGAACGGGGCTGGTCCAGTTGACCATGTCGAGCGTGCCCTGGTCGCCGAGGATGCGGAAGGTGTTGCTGCCGCCGTTGCCGAAATTGGTTGAATAGGACACCATGAACCCCTCGGGATACGTCCACAATGCCTGAACATGGTCCGGGCAGGTGAATCCATACTCGTCCTTCCATGTGTAGACGCCGCCGAGACATACGGCGCTCGACGGAAATTGCGCGCCCGTGATGTAATGGACCAGATCGATATAGTGGCTGGCGAATCCCGGCACCGGTCCCCCGGAAAAGTCGAGGAATCCGTACCAGCCGGTAAACTGCACCGAACTGAAGGGGCGCATGGGACGGTCGTGGAGAAATTCTTTCCAGTCCACGTCTTCTTCCTTGGCTTCTTTCAGGTAGTGGTACCAATAGGGCTGCTCGCCGTTGCGGCATTGTTCAATCCGCCCGACTTTGCCCAAAATGCCCGTCTTGTACAATTCCCGGCACCCTGTGAAACTCGGAAGGCTCCGCAATTGGGTGCCGATCTGGCAGACCACGTTGTTGGCCTTTACGGCGTCGGCGGCTTTCTTCAGCGACTCGAGATCCATGGAGATGGGTTTCTCGCAGTAGACGTCTTTTTTGGCTTTTGCCGCCGCCTCGAGATGCAGGGTGTGGACATGATCCGGCGAGGCAATCATCACGGCATCAATGTCGTCGAGCGCCAGCACGTCGCGGTACGACACAAACGGCCTTGCCTCGCGCCCGTATTGTTCCTTGGCCTTGGCGGCGGCCATCTCGCGCCGGATTCGCCATGGATCGCAAACAGCCGTGACCTCGATGTTCTGATCCTTGGCGAACGGATATATGCCCGCCATGTGCGCGTCAAGCCCCCGGCTTCCGCAGCCGATGATGCCTATCGAAATGCGGTCGTTGGCGCCTTTTACCCGCGCGTAACTTGCCGCGCTCATGGACATGGCCACCGTTCCCACGGAAGCCGTTTTCAAAAATCCCCGCCTCGTCATATCCTTGTCCGCCATGCTGCAATCCTCCCGCCGCGTTTTGTCGCCCGGTCTGCGCGCCGCGCCCACGCGGGCTTTTCGTATTTGCGTTTCGATTCCAGAATACGCAGCCGCGCAACGCAAATCAATTTGGGCTTGCCTTCCGGACGAAGCGGCCGGATCCACGATGTCCGCCTGTCCACGGTTTGGCCGGAAACCGGCCGTGGATCGAGGTCGTCCGGCGCTTATTTGCGGCGGCGGCGTTTTTTCCGCTTGCCACGCGGTTTTTCGTTGCCCGGAAGGCCCGAAGCGACAGGTTGGCTGGATTCTTCAGAGTCGGCGGCCGCTTCTTCAACGTCCGGTTCCGCTTCTTCCATCGTCTCGATTTCTTCGGGGTCGCCGTCAGCGGTTTCGGGATCGGATGCGGCATCCGGCACAGCGGCGGCTTTTTTCTTCTTGGGATCCTCGTAATTGGCGTTTTCGTAACTGAGACAACACATGAGCCGCCCGCATTGACCGCTGATCTTGGCGGGATTGAGGGAAAGATTCTGGCGCTTGGCCATCTTCATCGAAATGGGCATGAAATCCGTCAGCCACGTCGCGCAGCACAATTCGCGCCCACAGGCCGCAAAGCCGCCGACCGTCTTGGCCTTGTCGCGGACCTGGATATGCTGGAGTTCGATGCGCGCCTTGAGTTCGTGGGCCAGTTCCCGCACGAGATCGCGAAAATCCACCCGCTCTTCCGCGGTGAACCGGAAGGTGATCTTGTGGCGATCAAAGGTGTATTCGACATCCACCAGTTGCATGGAAAGATTGCGTTCGCGAATTTTCCGGGCGCATAGTTCGAACGCCCGTTCTTCTTCCTTGAGGATTTGCTGAAAGGTCAGTTGATCGTTTGACGTGGCCCGGCGAACGACCGGCTGCGCGATGCCTTTCACTTCCTCCTCGGTGCAGTCTTCCGGCTCGGCCATGCATGTGCCGAATTCGAGACCCTGTTCGGTACGCACAATGCACGCGTCGCCGGGGGAGAGCACAATGCCGCGCGCGGTAAACACCTGCACCCGGGTGGGCCGCCGAAGCCGCACGATTACTTTTTGCACCATATCACCGCTCCGCCATGCGACCTATTCGGACAACGCCAGAAAAAGGTCGCGCAGCACCCGTTCTTCCTTGAGGTTCCGTTCAATATACAATTTGGCCTTTTCCATGGCCGCGCATTTTTTGTCGAGTTCTTCGGTTTTCATCACGCGCAATCCGTCAATCTGATCGCGATTCAACACGCGGTTCGCGTCGCCGGTCACGTTCAGCACGAGCGCGTCGCGGTACCATGTCTGGAAAAGGAAAAGATATTCCATGATATCACGCCGGATGAGCGATTCCGCAAGGGCCAGTTGTTGTTTCTTCATCTCTTCGCGATCCTCGCGCGTCGCCTCCTTGTAGGCCTCGGAATCCATCTCGGCCTTGAGGGCGGTTTTGATTTCTTCCCGGCGCTGGTTCAGGCGGTCCGCGAAATCTTCCGCCAGGGCCAGCGGATCCGCGCCCTCGGAAAGTTGCCTGGCCACCGCCACCACGACCTCGCGTTTGTCGGTATCCACGAGGTCCAGCGCGCGGGACATCTGCCCTTGCGCGACGGCGGCAATCGCCCGCGCTGTGTCGGGCGGCAGATCCCGTGTGCGTTCGAGCAATTCCGCGACGGTTTCCGGGCGAAGCGCGCCAAAGCGGATGCGCTGGCAGCGCGATCGTATCGTGGGAAGCAACAGGCCCGGCGATTCGGAAACCAGGATAAACAGGGAATTGCCCGGCGGTTCTTCGAGTGTTTTCAGGAAGTGGTTTTGCGCGGGAACACCCATGCGTTCGGCGTCCTGAATGATGAAGACCCGCCAGTTCGACTCGAAGGGGCGCAAGGTCGCCAATTCCGTCATGGAACGAACCATTTCCACGGTAATGATGCGGGACTTGCTGACGGGCGCGAGAAAAACGACGTCGGGATGGTTGCCCGCCGCGACTTTGCGGCAGGACAGGCAGGCGTCGCAGGCGTCGTTCTCGCGTTCCCGGCAATGGATTGCCTTGGCTGTTTCCGCGGCGGCAAGGCGCTTGCCGACGCCGCCCGGTCCCCAAAACAGCAATCCATTGGGTATGCGCCGCCGTAACAGCATGTTGCCCAGAAGGCGCATCGAGGCATCCTGATCGCGAACGGCCTTGAGACTCATCCGCCCTCCAGCAAAGTGTCGATCCGCCCGTGGATCATCGCCGCGACCGTTTCCGCGTCGCGCGTGCCGTCCACAATTTGAACGCGCCCGGGATCCCCGGACGCGATCCGCAGATATTCAGCGCGGACGCGTTCGTGAAACGCAAGCGTTTCGCGCTCGATTCGGTCGGGCGTGCCCATTCCGGCCTTGCGGGCCAAACCGAGCGAGGCGGGCACGTCTATCACGAACGTGATGTCGGGCCGCAGACCGCCCGTCGCGATCCCGTGCAATGGCTCAACCACATCGTGGCCCAGACCGCGTCCCGCGCACTGATACGCCGTCGTGGAATCGGTGAACCGGTCGCAAATGACAACCGCGCCCACCGCAAGGGCCGGTCGAATCCGTTCACCGACGTGCTGCGCGCGCGCCGCCTCGTACAGCAGGAGTTCCGTCACGGGAAGCATCGTGCCGTGGGCGGGATCGAGCAGGACGCGGCGGATCGCCTCCGCGATGGGCGTGCCGCCCGGCTCGCGTGTGCAGACCACCGCCCGGCCCCTGGCCTCCAGATAGGCACGTAAAAGCGCCGCCTGGGTGGATTTGCCACAGCCTTCCACGCCCTCGAACGTGATAAACAGTCCTCTGGTCGGTTTCCTGGTCATGCCGGGCCCGCCTGCCGGCTTTGCGCAATCCGGCATGTCATGTTCCCACAATTTCCTCACGGGCCGCGCGGCCGGCCTTGAAGAAGGCCTCGATAGACAAGCCGTCGCCACGATCAATGGCCGCCCGTATCTGCCGCAGTTCCTCGGTGAATTCGTCCAATCCACTTAAAACGGCGGCGCGGTTTGTCAGGCAGATATCGCGCCAGACTTCCGGGCGGCTTGCCGCGATGCGGGTGAAGTCGCGAAACCCCCTGCCGGACAAGGGCTGGGCATTGGGTCCCTGCCGCACGGCGATGGTAGCCAAGGCGGCCGCGGCCACATGGGACACATGGCTGGTCCGCGCAACAATGGCGTCATGCTCGACCGGTTCAACCTCGACAATCCGCGCCCCCACCGATTCCCAGAGATTACGGACGAGATTGCGGGCGTGATTGTCCACATGTCGGGATTTTTCCAGGACAACGACCGCGTTTTCATACAAATGTGCGAAGGCATGTTCAGGTCCGAATTTCTCCGAACCCGTCATGGGGTGGCTTCCGATGAAGCGACGGGGAACAGACCACGTCGCGTTGGCATGGGCGCAGATGGAAGCCTTGGTGCTGGCCACATCCGTAACGATCGCCGAAGGCAGCGCAATATCCCGAAGGACATCCAGCAGGGGAACAACCTGGCTGGCCGGGGTGCAAATCACGATGAGATCCGCGTCCTGAACGCCGCTGGCCAGATCCAGATGGGCCGAATCGATCGTGCCGGCCTCCAGTGCCTTGCTCAATGATTCGCGGCGGCGTCCCACGCCGCGCACCACGCCGGCCAGCCCGCGCTCCTTCAGGGCAAGGCCCAGCGATCCGCCCAATAGTCCAACGCCGATTATCGCCACCGACTCGATGTGCATTTAATTGGCTCCCTCATGTTGGGGTATCTTTTGCTTTTCTGCCCTTGCCTGTCAACTTGCTCACATCCTCACATCGTGGCCGCGCACAATAAGGCACTTCCCTTTTCTCGCACTTATCTCCAATGCACAAACGAATGACCGCCAGACGGTGAACTCTTACATAAACACTTATATGATCGATATTGTTGATGACCATGTAACGCTGATTGATTTCTGATAACGGCACGAAACCATCAGCCGGCCAGAAGGGTTCCTTACGACCACGGCCTTGGGAATATCAACCAAATTTCCGACGACCACAAGCAGGTATCTATCCTTGCGCAGTTTAGCCTCTACCCATTCCCTGTCTGTGAAGAGGATGTTTCCCTGTTGTTCCTTGATGCCCTTGACCTCTATCGCGGTTCCTCTGTCATGCGTGATACCGAAGTCGTACCCAACAGCAGCATTGCGTAGATCGACAAGATGTTGCGGAAGGACGTTCACCAAGTCAGAACAATTGGCTATGAAATATTCCTCCGCACGCCTGCCGGTTAGCAGTCTTTCAGCCACATTCGCGGCTGTCTTCGTGATTCTTGCCAGTGCGTCTATAGCATCCTTTACCTCGGTGTCCGCATGCGACAGGATTTTTTCCACGAGCACCATCAAGGCATCGTCGCTTACTTCCTTCAACTCTTCCATGACTGTTTGCCTGTTAGCACGTAAAGGCCGCATGTGCCAGCCTTTGCGCGGATTGAGATGAATAGGATCAAACTCATCTCTCAGATTTTTGAACGTCGCGTCTGGCTCCATTAGTGATTTGGAAGCTTCCCTGTAGGCCTCGCGCCAGCTGTTCAAGCCTCTACAGTACAAGTAACGGTGGTCAAGGCGACTCATGGCATATCCGACCACGATCGCCTTTGTTTCCAGTCGTTTTCTCGATAGGTCTTGTGTCATTTTCTGTCTCGCGTGGCGCCAGCCAAGCCGCATGGTAGTACTGCCGTTCTGACAAATCAACCGCGCTCGTGTGAACTTTGTCGTGGCACCATCGCAACGTCAGGACTGAAAAATACCTTTTCGGCATCGCGAGTACTGCGATCTTGTCTGCTTCAGGACAGAACACACTTTCAGAATTGGCCGCCAAGAACAGTATATATGGGAAATTTGTAAAAGGCTTCATCTGGCAGATTGTATGCGAAAGCATGACAAGACGATCCTGGTTGAACCACGCCGAGTTTACGCGCAGCCATTTCGTTCGGCATCGGGGGAATCCTGGATGCTCAACTTTCATTTGCCCGACGCAATGGCCATCGCCTCGGCGAGCGTGAATCGTTTCAGATAGAGCGCGCGGCCCACAATGATTTCGTCAATGCCGTCGGGTTCGGCCGTCCGAAGCGCGCGGATGTCGTCCAGGCTGGAAATGCCGCCCGACGCCGTCACGGGAATGCGCACGGCGCGCGCAATCGCGCGCGTCGCTTCGATGTTCGGCCCGGCCATCATGCCGTCGCTCAGGATGTCCGTGTAGATGATACGCGCCGCGCCCGCCGCCTCAGCCTCCATCGCAAACGGAACCGCGTCCGTTTCGGTGATCTCCAGCCAGCCTTCGAGGCCGACCTTGCCGGCCTTGGCGTCTATGCCCACGACGATGCGCCCCGGATAGGCCTTCGCCGCCTCGCGCAGAAAAGCCGGATCGCGAAAAGCCGCGGTGCCGAGAATGGCGCGCTCGACGCCCGCGCCGAATACCGTGTGAAGGGTGTCCATGGCGCGGATCCCGCCGCCGACCTCGCATGGCACGCCGGCCGCCGCGATGGCTTTCAACTGCGGCGCGATACAACAGTGGCCCGCCTTGGCGCCGTCGAGGTCCACGATATGCACAATAGCCGCGCCCTGTTCATGCCAATGCACGGCTTGGGCAACGGGGTCTTCGCCAAACACGGTTTCCCGGCCGTAATCGCCCTGAACCAAATTGACACACAGGCCGCCGCGGATGTCCACCGCCGGCACAATTTGCATGGCTGACCTCCCACGAACGGGCGGAAGCCTTGAACCCTCCGCGTCCTTCCGTTTCCGCCTGAAAAGATCCTGACGGGCTGATGGTGCGGACGTTAGGCCTTCGGCGTGGCGCCCAACTGCGCCTTGACCACTTCCACGAGGTGATTGAACGCAACCTCGTCGGTCACCGCCAGATCGGCAAGCATTTTCCGGTTGACGTCCACGTTGGCCATCTTGAGTCCCTGCATGAA from Candidatus Hydrogenedentota bacterium carries:
- a CDS encoding sugar phosphate isomerase/epimerase family protein encodes the protein MKMKRRMFLKSSVAGCVGLAVARDAGADETQETAKWRIGCYTRPWDKYEYRVALDAIAEAGYRYVGLMTTKSETHLVVSVKTTPEEAHAIGDECRKRNLKVASVYGGDIPVAESLEAGIKGLRGLIDCCAIIGVENLMMGGVGDQKIFDAYYNAIAECCPYAAEKKMGISVKPHGGLNATGPQCRAIINRVAQKNFGLWYDPGNIFYYSDGNLNPVDDAASVDGIVVGMSVKDYLPPKNVSVTPGAGKVDFPKVMARLAKGGFTSGPLIVECLAPGEPPALLDEARKARLFLETLTASL
- a CDS encoding Gfo/Idh/MocA family oxidoreductase translates to MADKDMTRRGFLKTASVGTVAMSMSAASYARVKGANDRISIGIIGCGSRGLDAHMAGIYPFAKDQNIEVTAVCDPWRIRREMAAAKAKEQYGREARPFVSYRDVLALDDIDAVMIASPDHVHTLHLEAAAKAKKDVYCEKPISMDLESLKKAADAVKANNVVCQIGTQLRSLPSFTGCRELYKTGILGKVGRIEQCRNGEQPYWYHYLKEAKEEDVDWKEFLHDRPMRPFSSVQFTGWYGFLDFSGGPVPGFASHYIDLVHYITGAQFPSSAVCLGGVYTWKDEYGFTCPDHVQALWTYPEGFMVSYSTNFGNGGSNTFRILGDQGTLDMVNWTSPVLTAEGGSKNKGAIRGKKPIEDVPTDDHFLNWLKCLRSRETPNASIDAGYQHGVAILMATRAFETGERQVYDREKRKIHKG
- the ricT gene encoding regulatory iron-sulfur-containing complex subunit RicT produces the protein MVQKVIVRLRRPTRVQVFTARGIVLSPGDACIVRTEQGLEFGTCMAEPEDCTEEEVKGIAQPVVRRATSNDQLTFQQILKEEERAFELCARKIRERNLSMQLVDVEYTFDRHKITFRFTAEERVDFRDLVRELAHELKARIELQHIQVRDKAKTVGGFAACGRELCCATWLTDFMPISMKMAKRQNLSLNPAKISGQCGRLMCCLSYENANYEDPKKKKAAAVPDAASDPETADGDPEEIETMEEAEPDVEEAAADSEESSQPVASGLPGNEKPRGKRKKRRRRK
- the holB gene encoding DNA polymerase III subunit delta', whose translation is MSLKAVRDQDASMRLLGNMLLRRRIPNGLLFWGPGGVGKRLAAAETAKAIHCRERENDACDACLSCRKVAAGNHPDVVFLAPVSKSRIITVEMVRSMTELATLRPFESNWRVFIIQDAERMGVPAQNHFLKTLEEPPGNSLFILVSESPGLLLPTIRSRCQRIRFGALRPETVAELLERTRDLPPDTARAIAAVAQGQMSRALDLVDTDKREVVVAVARQLSEGADPLALAEDFADRLNQRREEIKTALKAEMDSEAYKEATREDREEMKKQQLALAESLIRRDIMEYLFLFQTWYRDALVLNVTGDANRVLNRDQIDGLRVMKTEELDKKCAAMEKAKLYIERNLKEERVLRDLFLALSE
- the tmk gene encoding dTMP kinase, yielding MTRKPTRGLFITFEGVEGCGKSTQAALLRAYLEARGRAVVCTREPGGTPIAEAIRRVLLDPAHGTMLPVTELLLYEAARAQHVGERIRPALAVGAVVICDRFTDSTTAYQCAGRGLGHDVVEPLHGIATGGLRPDITFVIDVPASLGLARKAGMGTPDRIERETLAFHERVRAEYLRIASGDPGRVQIVDGTRDAETVAAMIHGRIDTLLEGG
- a CDS encoding prephenate dehydrogenase/arogenate dehydrogenase family protein, producing MHIESVAIIGVGLLGGSLGLALKERGLAGVVRGVGRRRESLSKALEAGTIDSAHLDLASGVQDADLIVICTPASQVVPLLDVLRDIALPSAIVTDVASTKASICAHANATWSVPRRFIGSHPMTGSEKFGPEHAFAHLYENAVVVLEKSRHVDNHARNLVRNLWESVGARIVEVEPVEHDAIVARTSHVSHVAAAALATIAVRQGPNAQPLSGRGFRDFTRIAASRPEVWRDICLTNRAAVLSGLDEFTEELRQIRAAIDRGDGLSIEAFFKAGRAAREEIVGT
- a CDS encoding DUF3883 domain-containing protein; the encoded protein is MRLGWRHARQKMTQDLSRKRLETKAIVVGYAMSRLDHRYLYCRGLNSWREAYREASKSLMEPDATFKNLRDEFDPIHLNPRKGWHMRPLRANRQTVMEELKEVSDDALMVLVEKILSHADTEVKDAIDALARITKTAANVAERLLTGRRAEEYFIANCSDLVNVLPQHLVDLRNAAVGYDFGITHDRGTAIEVKGIKEQQGNILFTDREWVEAKLRKDRYLLVVVGNLVDIPKAVVVRNPSGRLMVSCRYQKSISVTWSSTISII
- the hisA gene encoding 1-(5-phosphoribosyl)-5-[(5-phosphoribosylamino)methylideneamino]imidazole-4-carboxamide isomerase; translation: MQIVPAVDIRGGLCVNLVQGDYGRETVFGEDPVAQAVHWHEQGAAIVHIVDLDGAKAGHCCIAPQLKAIAAAGVPCEVGGGIRAMDTLHTVFGAGVERAILGTAAFRDPAFLREAAKAYPGRIVVGIDAKAGKVGLEGWLEITETDAVPFAMEAEAAGAARIIYTDILSDGMMAGPNIEATRAIARAVRIPVTASGGISSLDDIRALRTAEPDGIDEIIVGRALYLKRFTLAEAMAIASGK